The nucleotide window ggaggaaaatTGTACattgttttaaagaaattcGCCATACAAATACGACTTGATTCGTCTTCCATCTTCATACGTATCCCTCTGAATCAATGCACTCAAGGCTATTCCAGCAATATAACCgtgaataaattgaaattccAGCTAGCAAACGGACTTCAACATATCACGGTTGTTAGGGTGTATACCTTCCTGACTGACAGCGTGTAAGGAAATCTTTTAAGATAATCAGCTTCAATAAAGCTCAGACCTAGAGGATCTAGGAGTATCACaacacagaaaacaaaaattgaaggtgagaaagagagaaaggaaaaagtaaaTGGATAGAGAGAGGAAGAAAGTGAGAGAGacggaggaaaaaagaaaccaaactATTTCAAGGTTAAACGAGAAACTCGTAACCGAAAGCTAACGCACACCTAAATATTAGTCTAATCTGTACAGCAATGCACTATCATAAGACTATGATGCAAGGTTGCAGCGCTCGATCGTGTACCAcatttttccaggaaaaaaaaaaggaaagcaatTACTAGGCGACCACAAAGGTTAGTTTCGGTTAGAATTCACGATAGATCATGACACGAATAAATAATCACTTCCAACTAGAGTCGTGAACGACTGTGGTGAGATTGTCTCGCGATAACGATAATTCTTGATACGATATGACACGGATTTACACGTACGCACAAATTATTGTGGCTCATCAATGTCGCCAAAGGACCTCACCATAAAAAATTCTGCttatcaaaatcaaaaaatttccCAATTTTTACGAAGGTCATTGCACTGATTAAACTAAGAAGATAAATTATTTGGTCATACTGTCCTTCAAGCAAACCGATGACTCATGAACTTTAGGTAGGCTACATTCGATTTGTCACGAATGACATGGTTTGCTTTCAAGCACACCCTTTTTCCCCCTAAGTTATTACGTAACCTTGAATATACAACCCTCTCCTCTCGTCccaaaaaaaaccccaaaaaacaaacaaaatgtacGTTGACCTCATTCTCACCAAAGCGTTACAAAGAAaacgtatttttttcaagTACAACAGATCCGTCAGCCATGGGTTTCTGCTTAGAAACTGGGCAAAGTGAACGGCACGAGAGCTTAGTTTCAGGGCTCGGTATCTCTCAGCTGTTCAGTCGTTGCCTACCCCGTCCGTAGTCAACTTCATATTTGGTCGTCGTCACGCCACCCGTATTGAATTACGCTCACCATGTGTTGTGTTGTTGTCTCTTAAGATTCTTTAATCTCGACTTGTTACACCATAACTAGATCAAAGTACGATCCTGGATACAGTTTTAAAATCATCGTTCGTAGTTACATGGTGAACCacattgaattaaaaaaacctGCTTTACTTACGCAACCATGCGTTTTAAACGAGTattcaaaaaatggaaatgctGTGTATGGGCTGTGTGATCGAATGCCACGCTTTCTCTCGTTCAAAAAATTGTTAATCAGTACAAAAACCAGTTCACGGTGTCAGCCAGGAAGCTTCCAATCACCTGTAGTAAAAAGGCTCGGGTCAACGAGAACGTAGTGTCTGCGAGATCGTCCAAGGGTTCACAGTGTTTGCATCCTCAGGGCGCAGCAGCATGACATCAAGTTGAAATCGACgctatatttttatttatgttttcaGCGAGTGTAATATTAGATCGAGCTAACAGCGTACATACAAGTCCTGAAGGGCAGGCATTCATGTGTATTCATCGTAGTGACATGGCAGATGTGCACAACCTACCGTGATTCTATTTTTAAGAATTGTTTGCTAAATCTCTTGGCTCCTCAACCGTGAAGGTTTTCTGGAAAAAGCCCAAACTAAAAGTGCCTTTTACTGTAACGTTTAAGTATTTACGTTTGTTATTGCCTGTTTTGCTTGTTTCAATTAGCGAAATTCGCTGACTGAGCCCTGCAGTGCATAGGTGCAAGAGAAGTCACTAATTGTGTGCGTGTTAGAGtcgtttcaaaacaaaagtgaCGTCATCATGGCCGCCTTTTTCGTTTTGACTATTCCTACAGCGGCCTACGAACAAAAGCTTTTGGCTGATCGTGATCGAAATGCCGAAGGCAAAAAAGCCAGTCAACTCGTTCAGGGTATCAATACCAAGGGGTTTCTCGGTTTAGCATCTGTCCAGGAATCGAGTTTGCTTCAGAGTCGCCAAGATACCAGTTTGAAACCGACACGTCTGTTGGAAGCGCCAGGTAATATGTTTACATCGATCTTAAGCTGACACTGACGCAGACAGGTGGAATGAAAGACAcatcgttgttgttgttgctgacgaaagtcttttcttttctgaattGATAGGACAACAAGGTGACGAGACCGGTCAATCTACTTTCGCTTCCATAGCTAGTGTAAAAATCATTTGAATCTCTGCGAACTGAAtccgtaattttttaaagattgaATTTGCTTCTACTTTTTGGTCATCTCTAGGCTCTTACCACCACCCTCGAAGTGCTCAAGATTAACGACGTAGTATGGAGTATTTCCAGTAACGATAAATATCACCAGGTAGAGTAGgaatgaaaaacaacatttattCTATTTTGCTTTGGGGAGTGGGAGGGATCAACAGTTACATACAAGTCCGAGTCTATCTCATTGACGTTcacacttttctttttcccaacaTTGATAGGTCAGTTTTCCTTCGGGCAAAAATGATTCAGAAGAAATTTTACAGAAACTACGGATCTTGGGAATAGGATCACTTTACGACACCAAATTAAGGTAAGATTCCCCAGTGATGTGTGTATCATTTTAGTGTAAAACTCTTTGATACGAAATTTATTGTGAAAATTGGTGATAAATTACATTAATGGCCATTGTTGGCTATACGTTGTTTGACGACACAAAGTTACTGAAACATTCACGTGTTTGTTTGTGTTATTTTTAGCGTATTGCCATGCTCATTGCAGTACAACAGTCAGGAAGCCTTCGCAGACGACAAAGTTGAAAATACTGATGGGGAAGCCCAATCTGATGCAGACACTGACGGGTGAGCTAATGCGGAATTAATTGATTCaagaaaacttgaaaaaactACCTATTTCATTGATGACATCATTCGTtgctgtattttttttaacacgaACTTCAGGGAAAAAGCCGCCGAGCGTGGTCTGCTTTCCAAAACTTCGAAGAACCAGTTCGTTCAGTCCATCAAGTCACGACTTGCTGTTGCCCAGGTCGTCGAAGGTATAAGAATTTCTGCGTTCGTTTTTTTGCCTAATTCCGCCCAGAAATTTGATTATGCGTTAATCtaaaaatttgtgttttattAGGGGTTCGTGAAAGCGCTGTGCTTTCCTTTGACTTTATCATGTTCGTCCTACTTGCTGGGTACGTACTCAAACAATTTATTTATACCGTTTCGACCAACCGAATTAAAGCTTAAAAAACAAGGGAATTTATTTCACTTCAAAACTCGTCACGTCTTGTGTACtatcatctttttttaaatttatgacGATCTAGTCCGATTTGCCAGAATTTTAGCCGTTTCGTAGTTTGTCGTGTGCGTGCATGAATTGGCATGTGCGACGGTCGCGTTCGAAAATGTTGCCTGCAGCAATGAAAAAACTTACGTAACAATAATAGTGACATTGTGAATGAGCGTGTGCTTCAAGCAAACTCATTTCACCTTTTACAAGTCTAAAACTATGGCTGCAACGAAAGCTTATTGCAAGCCCTGAGATAGGGTACGTATGCTCTGAATTGTGTACACACCCTTCGATCGCACTACATGGGGTTTTGACGTCGATGAACTAACATTTGTTATTGATGTAATGATTCTAAAAATGACGCAGTTTTCTCAGAAAAGCGTATTCGTGTATTGTAGcctttttgcttttatttttggacGGTATAATGTTATCCGGTGGCGCATCTCCCGTAGCGCATTTTTAACTACTTCATTGTTAAATCTACGTCTgaaatttgatttcctttaaCAGGATGTTGGCGGCGTTGGGATTAGTTGAAAATTCATCAGTCGTACTCGTCGCGTCGATGTTGGGTAAGAAACGTGCATCAACATTAATTCGTTCTAAACTGACTTAAcgtcttactttttttttgcagtgtCTCCTATGATGGTGAGAAAAATCTGTCGACTATCGACAATTTTAAACTGAAGACTGCAGCTTCTAATATCGTTActtaaaatttttccttttttttctaaccttTGCACAATCTAATTGAGTTTTAAATGTCATGAAGGCTTCATACTACTTAACGTCAGGGCCGCCACTGTTACGTGGGCAGATTACGGCATTAGTAGACGAGTATAATAGTGGCATTAGCGACAGTTATATAAGCCATTCTCATTTATATGTTTCTTAATAATTCATCTAGTTCAAAGATGTTTCTAAGTGTGCCATTTGTGGGGCTGCATCCTTAATTATATCCTAACTAATGAGTGCTTTTTAGTAATTCTTACCAACTTTTAAAGGGTCCAATTTTAGCGGGGACATTTGGCACTGTGATTCAAGACAGGACTCTGCAGGTAATATCTTCTAGTTGTATGTATGTCCTAAGTGGGCTGACATTATCCCCTAGAAAGTCACATTTAAGGATGATGCAGTgattttcgaaatttttaATACTATACCGTTTGATCAATTAGAGGCTGGGTGTGAAAACGGAGTTAATTGGATTAGCATTATGCCTGTCGTTCGGATTCGTATTTGGCATCATTTACAGTTCCGTTGTCAACTGGGACGATGGTTTCTGGCTCAAAGACGAAATGGTTGCGAGGTACTTGTATTAATAAACCGTCATTATTTTACATATTCAATGATTATGCATTTACATATTAATAGAGGACAGTTACGATCTCTGTGGGTCGGAGTCCTGATAGCTCTACCCTCTGGGGCTGGAGTAGCGCTCAGTGTACTTGGTACGTAATAACTCATGACTAACGAAAACCTGCTAATCCTAATTTACTTCTTTCATTACAACACAGGAGGCAATGTGGGATCGCTAGTCGGAGTAGCAATATCTGCGTCCTTATTGCCACCCGTTGTTAACTCAGTCAGTCAAGTCATgcattttaaatttgatttcgtttaatcgtttgaaaaataagaCTGAAGTTGTTATCTTTTATGGAATCGCTTCACTTTCCAGGGTTTGCTATGGGCGGCAGCGTTGACAAAGTTCGTTGAATTCCAAATTTCGGGCAATAGCAGCGTCTTGGAAGCGCCGTCGACTTATTCGGTGTCTTATTCGACTAACATGGCCGAAGAGGTAATTAGGTTCTATAATTTTAATTCGCGTTCAGGTAGTAATCGCCTTATATCCCTCTTTTATCCACGAAGGCATTGCTGCTAGGTGGAGTTAGCCTGTGTTTAACTCTTCTGAACATTTTTTGCATAGTAATGATGGGCATCATTGTCCTCAAGGTAATAAATAATTGATTTCTTTTAAAGGTCACAGACTAATTCAACTGTTTATTTCGTTTTAGATCAAGGAAGTGGCACCCGACAAAGAGGCGCCCAACACAAGGCGATTCTGGAGTCACGACATTAGAGAAGTACGGAATTACAACAGAACGTTGACCGGAAAAGAAGCTAAAAGCTTAATATCTCGGTAAGCCTACCCGGAAATCAAATACTACTTGCTTCAGAAATAATAACCTATAAATGACGCAACAGGATCCATGATGATATCAACGCTAAATTGGCAGAGGAAAGTGATGCCAAAAACGACGGCTGGCGCAATTGCGTGGAACAGATTTTCACGGATCCTGTTTACCAAACAATTAGAATGAAGAGCGCCTATATTTCTCCTCAGGTGATTTTGAATTTCCAGTTCGTTAACGTATTGTCCTTGTTAGacttttttgaattctttgCAGATCACGCAGATGACATGGCATCCCATTCAGAGACCATCTCATAATTTAAACAGTCCACGATCAATCGAGCAATCTTTGAAACGTCCAGGGATGCAGCGATTTGAAAGGTCTGTTTCTACGCCTAGAGGAGCGAAAGAACAAAACGATTCTGCCGTTAAGGTAAAACTCGGAACGGTAACTAGAGAAAGACAGCTTTTCACTGCCTATTCGCATCGGCAAACACCTTCACCGACAAGGTAAATAATTGTTAGTATTACGTTAGATTCCATTGCGTCAGTTTACACATAGCAATGAAACTGACGCTcgttcataaaaaaaaacaggaaaatcaCTTGGAATTTCCCCTTCCAATCCAACGACAGTCGCCAAGGCCGATTTATCATCAGTAGAGCTGATATTCCAATTGGTAGCCGTCGCTCTAGACGGTCTAgccgaaaagaaaattgcaccGCCAATTTGTACGATCTTCATGAACTAGTGCCTTAAAAGGCGAAtccggcatttttttttaacacttcCATTTTACACTAGTGGTCTTATAGTACCCTGCGCTTAGTTACAATTTCTAACCCAAAGAATAAGAAACAACACATTTTACGCATAGTGCTAGTAATGGATaaaaggatttttaaaaagccccACAAAATCTAACAATAATAGAAAATGAATAATGAAAGTAATACATATTCATGAAAATTGCGTTCACGTCTTTACTGCTGAGCACCAAAAACTAGAGAccctcactccgttcgggAAGTTCCCGGTAGGGTTGGGCTGTAGTTGCTCTTGAATCGCGGCAACTGTATAATATGCTCTGATTATACTCAACAGCTCCCGCTGTTCGCAAAATTCGGGTTCTTCCATAAGAGCCCACGTTAAAATCGTCATTTCGTTTGAAGCCCCTCCTTTGGGAGGGGCGAGTTACGCCGAGCTCTGTTTCAGGGGTCCCATGGCGCCGTGGCGCGATATATAGGACGACCTACCTCCTTCCACAGAGCTGCGGCAAGCAGCTGATCATACTTCGTGTATAAACCAAAATTACTGTTGATAGGTCATTTCAAGATTGCTTACATGAAGCCGCCATTGTGCAGACCGGCATGGTCGGGTCGtatgagtgattttccgcccggtgggaGCGCCTTTTGCGGGTGTGCTGTTTCACTCCACGCAGAAACTCATTTGTCAACAGATGGCAGTCCCACCAGGCGGAAAATTCCTCATACAACCCGACcatgccccgacccaaaacccttGCCTTTTTTAATAGTATTTCCCGCAAGAgagtaccccttttctgagagggataatagccatagtggaggaaccagggtTCTGTGACTCTGACCTTACGTAAACGGAATAGAAATTGCTCATAAACACGGCCTTTCATATGAGGTCCGTTGCTAGGCGACGCCGAAACCCTGGCCTTCAAAAGTAAGTTCGCGGCTAGTTTTCGTAATTTTCGtctaaacgccatctatcgtTACAAAAATGATACCCGAAACTCGTGTTGGCCGTCTAAATTGCTCGGCAATCTCTCACCGTTCAGCCCAAAATTACGAAGTACTCGACGTAAACCAGCGTTATCTTCTCCACAAGACGATACCAATGTCCGCTTTCTAACTTGGTAAGAAAACGGAAGTACCCTTTGCCAAGAAATAGCACCATCTATCGGGAGAAATCTCAGAAAAAATGTAGGGTCGGTCGACATGACTCATGAGTAGTCTAGACATGTAGTATGCCATTCCGTTTTgcaagaatccctatcgggaaactcAACACGTTTTTACCAGAGTTCAGATTTCTTTAAAACTGTTGAAATGCATAAGACGGTTGTGTCACTGTTTATTAGTTTCgaattcaaaatggaatgtTGAGTAGACAATGATTTTAACTTGAGAAAAGGGTATCAGAAGAAAGAGTTGTAAAAACGCGTTTGAGGCAGGCCATCGATATACAATATTTCTGCAATAACAAGAACGACGGGAAAAGTGAAACAAATATCAAAACAGTCACTGAGAATAAGTAAGTAAAACGCCAAAGGGTTGACACGAATCGATCGACCATCGCAAACTTGTAAGGTGATAGCATGAAATGTTACAAAATTCATGGaatccttaaaaaaagaaagtccttttttgaaaaacaatccGTTGTCAAGGTTTTTAAAACTGGAAACGTTAACAAGGTTTCTATCTTGGTCAATATAGCTAATTGTTATACAAGAACATTACGCATTGATCTTTTTTTAGCGTGCTCAAAACTTACGAAACAAAACCTGTTGTGCATTGTTTGGCATAAATAATGGAAACAACCAATAAAAAGTAAGCTAtagagttcttttttttttaatgttaggGTTTGTTGCAGATGCGTATAAAAGGAAATGATAAATGCACGACAATGATGTCGCGGGATTTTATACGTATCTTTGAACTTtggttgaaagaaaaacagccTGGAAAAAATACGTATTGTCGTTTTTCACGCCGCGCAATCGGTTTTTATCTCAGCTTTATTTCGCCTCGTTTATCAACTTCTTGTGGTTAGATTGGAGGTGAATCTACCATGTCTTCGATCTCTCCGAAATTGGCCAACGATTCGTTGCTATCGCAAGCATCCGACTCCGTGTAAGACGATTCTGTTGAGCTAACCCCCTTTAGGCATAACGCGCCCTCCGCTGCTGAACACGCTCTTCTCGATCCCCTAGAATTCCTCAACAAAGGTGGCTGCTCACGTCGTTTGCAGATACTGTCTTGTCTCCTCCTTTCAGGGAACCTAAAAGCACTGCGAATCAAAGTAACTGCTTAGATAGAATCGTCGTAAAAATTAAACGTAGTCTATTCAAAATTCTTACGTGTTTTGGCGAGTTCGCGTTGGTAGTCTAAAGGCTCGTAATTCTATCGAGGTACTACTCGATattgtttcgttttcttgtttctcCTCACCGACCTACGAAAAGGACGCACATTTTTAGTGATACTCTTGTAATCTATTACTGCATTACCTCGCTGTGCAACTCGTCTAACGAAGAAGCAGCCTATGAAAAGATGCAGCAAATG belongs to Daphnia magna isolate NIES linkage group LG1, ASM2063170v1.1, whole genome shotgun sequence and includes:
- the LOC116936118 gene encoding uncharacterized protein LOC116936118 gives rise to the protein MAAFFVLTIPTAAYEQKLLADRDRNAEGKKASQLVQGINTKGFLGLASVQESSLLQSRQDTSLKPTRLLEAPGQQGDETGQSTFASIASALTTTLEVLKINDVVWSISSNDKYHQVSFPSGKNDSEEILQKLRILGIGSLYDTKLSVLPCSLQYNSQEAFADDKVENTDGEAQSDADTDGEKAAERGLLSKTSKNQFVQSIKSRLAVAQVVEGVRESAVLSFDFIMFVLLAGMLAALGLVENSSVVLVASMLVSPMMGPILAGTFGTVIQDRTLQRLGVKTELIGLALCLSFGFVFGIIYSSVVNWDDGFWLKDEMVARGQLRSLWVGVLIALPSGAGVALSVLGGNVGSLVGVAISASLLPPVVNSGLLWAAALTKFVEFQISGNSSVLEAPSTYSVSYSTNMAEEALLLGGVSLCLTLLNIFCIVMMGIIVLKIKEVAPDKEAPNTRRFWSHDIREVRNYNRTLTGKEAKSLISRIHDDINAKLAEESDAKNDGWRNCVEQIFTDPVYQTIRMKSAYISPQITQMTWHPIQRPSHNLNSPRSIEQSLKRPGMQRFERSVSTPRGAKEQNDSAVKVKLGTVTRERQLFTAYSHRQTPSPTRKITWNFPFQSNDSRQGRFIISRADIPIGSRRSRRSSRKENCTANLYDLHELVP